Proteins encoded within one genomic window of Geotalea daltonii FRC-32:
- the treZ gene encoding malto-oligosyltrehalose trehalohydrolase has translation MIGARRLPIGADVMAHGGVHFRVWAPKRKTVEVLMEGSLDGEQGESFSFRLTAEAGGYFSGFCRDAMSGWLYRYRLDSSVAFPDPASRFQPSGPHGPSCIIDPSFNWTDSHWRGIGKEGNVVYEMHIGTFSRDGTWQGAAKELSELAQLGITVVELMPVAEFPGKFGWGYDGVDLFAPTRLYGCPDDLRSFVDTAHACGIGVILDVVYNHLGPEGNYLKQFSDHYFTDRYRNEWGEAVNFDGDGAGPVREFFMANAAYWIDEFHLDGLRVDATQQIYDASPRHIIACINEKVRKTAGEKSIFLVGENEPQQIKCLQPPEQGGYGFDVVWNDDFHHTAHAAVTGYNEAYYSEYLGTSQELVSAVKYGYLYQGQRYFWQGKRRGSSTRGVKRSCFVNFIQNHDQIANSAWGFRIHQLTSPGSYRAITALLLLAPSTPMLFQGQEFAASTPFLYFADLCAEVANMVRKGRVEFLSQFTNVASQEIIDSLDSPAAMNTFERSRLNLEERQKHDRIYTMHRDLIRLRREDPVFSAGASSFIDGAVLGAEGFVIRFFHNDDERLLLVNLGRELRLRPAPEPLLAPPQGGVWKVAWSSEKPEYGGSGYPEPETENFWRILGHAAVVLAPAPNGGGS, from the coding sequence ATGATCGGTGCCAGAAGACTGCCCATTGGAGCTGATGTCATGGCCCATGGAGGTGTCCACTTTCGCGTCTGGGCACCGAAACGGAAAACTGTGGAAGTCCTGATGGAGGGGAGTCTTGACGGAGAACAGGGTGAAAGTTTCTCTTTCAGGCTCACCGCCGAGGCGGGCGGATATTTCTCCGGGTTTTGCCGGGACGCAATGTCTGGCTGGCTTTATCGCTATCGTCTTGACAGCAGCGTTGCTTTTCCCGATCCCGCCTCGCGTTTTCAGCCTTCCGGACCCCACGGACCTTCTTGCATCATCGATCCAAGCTTCAACTGGACCGACTCCCATTGGCGCGGCATAGGCAAAGAGGGCAACGTCGTCTATGAAATGCACATCGGCACTTTTTCCAGAGATGGTACCTGGCAAGGGGCGGCAAAAGAGCTTTCGGAGCTTGCCCAGCTGGGAATTACCGTCGTGGAGCTAATGCCGGTGGCGGAGTTTCCGGGCAAGTTCGGCTGGGGCTATGATGGCGTCGACCTTTTTGCTCCGACCAGATTATACGGGTGTCCCGACGACCTGAGGTCTTTCGTGGATACGGCCCACGCCTGCGGAATAGGAGTAATTCTGGATGTTGTCTATAACCATCTGGGCCCTGAGGGAAACTACCTGAAGCAGTTTTCCGATCATTATTTCACCGACCGGTACCGGAATGAATGGGGCGAGGCTGTCAATTTCGATGGCGATGGGGCCGGTCCGGTCAGGGAATTTTTCATGGCCAATGCTGCCTATTGGATCGACGAGTTCCACCTGGACGGTTTGCGCGTCGATGCCACCCAGCAGATCTATGATGCTTCTCCCCGGCATATCATTGCCTGCATCAACGAAAAGGTGCGAAAGACAGCCGGAGAAAAATCCATATTCCTGGTGGGGGAAAACGAGCCCCAGCAGATTAAATGTCTGCAACCACCCGAGCAGGGAGGCTATGGTTTCGATGTGGTCTGGAACGATGACTTTCATCACACTGCCCATGCGGCCGTCACCGGGTACAATGAGGCCTATTACAGCGAATATCTGGGGACCTCCCAGGAACTGGTATCGGCAGTGAAATACGGGTACCTGTACCAGGGCCAGCGTTATTTCTGGCAGGGCAAGCGTCGTGGCAGCTCCACCAGGGGGGTGAAGCGATCCTGTTTTGTCAACTTCATCCAGAACCATGATCAGATCGCCAACTCTGCCTGGGGATTCCGCATCCACCAGTTGACGAGCCCCGGCAGCTACCGGGCCATCACCGCATTACTGCTCCTGGCGCCCAGTACGCCGATGCTTTTTCAGGGGCAGGAATTTGCCGCTTCGACCCCGTTTCTATACTTCGCCGACCTCTGCGCAGAGGTTGCAAACATGGTGCGCAAGGGGAGGGTGGAATTTCTCAGCCAGTTCACCAATGTTGCCTCCCAGGAGATAATCGACAGTCTGGACAGTCCGGCAGCCATGAACACTTTCGAGAGATCACGGCTCAATCTGGAGGAAAGGCAGAAACATGACAGGATCTACACCATGCACCGGGATCTTATCAGGCTGAGGCGGGAAGACCCGGTTTTCAGTGCCGGTGCATCTTCTTTCATTGACGGGGCTGTCCTTGGTGCAGAGGGTTTTGTCATTCGTTTTTTTCATAATGATGATGAAAGGCTGCTGCTGGTGAATCTCGGGCGGGAATTGCGGTTGAGGCCGGCGCCTGAACCGCTGCTGGCACCACCCCAGGGTGGCGTGTGGAAGGTGGCCTGGTCCAGCGAAAAGCCCGAGTATGGCGGCTCCGGGTATCCTGAGCCGGAGACGGAAAATTTCTGGAGAATTCTGGGCCATGCCGCAGTAGTGCTGGCTCCGGCCCCCAACGGAGGAGGATCATGA
- a CDS encoding AMP-binding protein → MQTLIDLFETFPARGKDTAFVNRTGVRRFIFSYQEFHLLSGKMARLLADRGVATGDRVLIWGPNSPWWAVAFWGAIVRGAVAVPVDFMSERERAETIAGLTEAKVVIQSRFKIEPLNHASSILLEDLEYDLAGLEPFAEIARPATDDVAELIYTSGTTGNPKGVILTHGNLMANIIQVNEHIPVVTSQFNFLSLLPLSHMFEQMGGFFTPLYNGSTIVYLRTLKPSAIMEALGEEDIYAMIAVPRLLQLLKSSMERELDEKGLGNLFRFLMKKGEALSPGARKLLFFPIQRKFGRHFSLFVSGGAPLSLDVFLFWQNLGFRVVEGYGLTECSPVLAANTMDKQVAGAVGKALPGIEITIEDNEILARGKNITPGYYRNEAATREAFTADGRFRTGDMGEVSADGWLTIKGRAKELIVTGAGINVYPDEIEDIFNRTKGVRESCVIGMDRGGGEEVHAVLLLDGSGRKPEEIVAEVNKRLDSLHQVTGFSVWPEAEFPKTTTLKIRKFQVKEKLQKGEKGTGAGAAADRLITLIARVTGAGVDEVKEESRLVADLGLTSIARLELVNYLEQEFRLDLEDSVIGPETRVQELRRIIEKREKVDGKNHFRFWTNSKPVRALRMVWDAVFTYPLFRSMATIEARGRERLAEINGPVFFVSNHLSYIDQSAIMFALPREIRYNTATAAWEEFFFRNYHNALQWLWKRLTYEYATFFHNVFPLPQSSGFRKSFRFMGRLVDSGHNILIFPEGERSIDGRLLPFQRGLGIMVKELDIPVVPVKIEGVEKVLPRGASWPKRGRVTVTFGSPLYLSREEPDTIVELARGAVERL, encoded by the coding sequence ATGCAGACCTTGATCGATCTTTTTGAGACATTCCCCGCAAGAGGAAAGGATACCGCCTTCGTCAACAGAACCGGCGTCCGCAGGTTCATCTTCTCTTACCAGGAGTTTCACCTGCTTTCCGGAAAAATGGCCCGCCTGCTGGCTGACCGGGGTGTGGCAACCGGGGACCGGGTGCTGATCTGGGGACCGAACTCTCCGTGGTGGGCTGTGGCATTCTGGGGAGCCATTGTTCGCGGAGCTGTAGCGGTACCCGTCGATTTCATGTCGGAAAGGGAGCGGGCTGAGACCATTGCCGGACTTACCGAGGCCAAAGTCGTCATCCAGAGCCGCTTCAAGATCGAGCCTCTGAACCATGCATCATCCATTCTGCTGGAGGACCTGGAATACGATCTTGCCGGTCTTGAACCGTTCGCTGAAATTGCCAGGCCGGCGACCGACGATGTTGCCGAACTTATCTACACTTCCGGTACGACAGGGAATCCGAAGGGGGTCATCCTCACCCACGGCAATCTGATGGCCAATATTATTCAGGTGAATGAGCACATCCCTGTTGTAACCTCACAATTCAACTTTCTCTCGCTGTTGCCGCTTTCCCACATGTTCGAGCAGATGGGGGGATTCTTTACCCCGCTTTACAACGGCTCCACCATCGTCTACTTGCGGACCTTGAAGCCATCGGCCATCATGGAGGCGCTTGGGGAAGAGGACATCTATGCCATGATCGCCGTTCCCCGGTTGCTCCAGCTATTGAAGAGCTCCATGGAACGGGAATTGGATGAGAAGGGGCTCGGTAATCTCTTCAGATTCCTGATGAAAAAGGGGGAGGCGCTCTCCCCGGGGGCGCGGAAGCTGCTCTTTTTCCCGATCCAGCGCAAATTCGGCCGCCACTTCAGCCTCTTCGTCTCAGGAGGGGCACCCCTCTCCCTGGATGTCTTCCTATTCTGGCAGAACCTGGGGTTCAGGGTTGTCGAAGGCTACGGCCTTACGGAATGCTCGCCGGTTCTGGCCGCCAACACCATGGACAAGCAGGTGGCGGGAGCGGTGGGGAAAGCTCTTCCCGGTATAGAGATCACCATCGAGGACAACGAGATCCTCGCCAGGGGAAAGAACATCACCCCCGGTTATTACCGCAACGAGGCGGCAACGCGGGAGGCGTTCACCGCCGACGGCCGGTTCCGCACCGGGGACATGGGGGAAGTCTCGGCAGACGGCTGGCTGACCATCAAGGGACGGGCCAAGGAGCTCATCGTCACCGGCGCCGGGATCAATGTCTATCCGGACGAGATCGAGGATATCTTCAACCGGACCAAGGGTGTGCGTGAATCGTGCGTCATCGGCATGGACAGGGGAGGGGGCGAGGAGGTCCATGCCGTGCTGCTTTTGGACGGCAGCGGCAGAAAGCCGGAAGAAATCGTCGCTGAGGTCAACAAGCGGCTCGACTCCCTGCACCAGGTAACCGGCTTCTCCGTCTGGCCAGAGGCGGAATTTCCCAAAACAACAACCCTGAAGATCAGGAAATTCCAGGTCAAGGAAAAGCTGCAAAAAGGAGAAAAGGGGACAGGTGCGGGCGCCGCGGCTGACCGGCTGATCACTTTGATCGCCCGGGTAACGGGAGCCGGTGTTGACGAGGTGAAGGAGGAGTCAAGGCTGGTAGCCGATCTGGGGCTCACATCCATCGCCAGGCTGGAGCTGGTCAACTACCTGGAGCAGGAATTCCGCCTGGACCTGGAGGATTCCGTCATCGGCCCGGAGACCAGGGTGCAGGAGCTCCGCCGCATCATCGAGAAACGGGAGAAAGTCGATGGCAAAAATCATTTCCGCTTCTGGACCAACTCGAAGCCGGTCAGGGCACTGCGCATGGTTTGGGATGCGGTTTTCACCTATCCTCTTTTCCGCAGTATGGCCACAATTGAGGCGCGGGGCCGGGAAAGGCTGGCAGAGATAAATGGGCCAGTCTTCTTCGTTTCCAACCACCTGAGCTACATCGACCAGTCGGCGATCATGTTCGCCCTGCCCCGGGAGATCCGCTACAACACCGCAACCGCTGCCTGGGAGGAGTTCTTCTTCCGCAATTACCACAACGCCCTGCAGTGGCTCTGGAAACGGCTCACCTACGAATATGCCACCTTCTTTCACAATGTCTTTCCCTTGCCCCAGAGCAGCGGTTTCCGCAAATCCTTCCGCTTCATGGGCAGGCTCGTGGACTCCGGCCACAACATCCTCATCTTCCCGGAAGGGGAACGCTCCATTGACGGCCGACTGCTGCCGTTCCAGCGGGGGCTGGGGATCATGGTCAAGGAACTGGACATACCGGTAGTACCGGTGAAGATCGAGGGGGTCGAGAAGGTTCTGCCCCGGGGAGCAAGCTGGCCCAAACGGGGAAGGGTGACGGTAACCTTCGGCAGCCCCCTTTACTTGAGCCGGGAGGAACCGGATACGATTGTGGAGCTGGCGCGGGGGGCGGTGGAGAGGCTGTGA
- a CDS encoding Imm50 family immunity protein encodes MWYQFCENPRSITEIFGNEPVGNPVEIHSVRLHQDGPLIQLQIELPTFPEKQQPRWPIGANTLQVELDLWGVTSFEQVGWGTSNIGVLSLEREDALKFTFVSNHSKFSGSCIVARIGKVSAYINGSKEKV; translated from the coding sequence ATGTGGTACCAGTTCTGCGAAAACCCACGCTCGATCACAGAGATCTTTGGTAATGAACCTGTAGGCAATCCGGTTGAAATACACAGCGTCCGACTTCATCAAGATGGTCCATTGATTCAGCTTCAAATCGAACTGCCGACGTTCCCGGAGAAACAACAACCACGATGGCCTATTGGTGCAAACACACTTCAGGTTGAACTCGATCTCTGGGGAGTAACCAGCTTTGAGCAGGTTGGCTGGGGAACGAGCAATATAGGAGTGCTGAGTCTTGAAAGAGAGGATGCTCTCAAATTCACATTTGTATCTAACCATTCAAAGTTCAGTGGAAGCTGCATTGTGGCTCGTATTGGCAAGGTGAGTGCTTATATCAACGGTAGTAAAGAGAAGGTATAA
- a CDS encoding putative signal transducing protein — protein MRKKVRKELDDKSRQCREASTSTILKPTVVVETTDAYEFTAAIKLLEKEGIPFCTEKEYTDDLVEGRSFLGPYAWKIIVEDELRQKATRLIDEGGVSVVIDAPDEGDETTIERGLGKKDTSYWIAIFYCGLGLLSLGMLLKNLFD, from the coding sequence ATGCGTAAGAAAGTTAGAAAAGAATTGGATGACAAGTCTCGGCAGTGCAGAGAAGCGAGCACTTCAACAATATTAAAGCCTACGGTCGTCGTCGAAACGACCGATGCTTACGAATTTACTGCTGCAATTAAGTTGCTGGAAAAAGAAGGAATACCATTTTGTACAGAGAAAGAGTACACGGACGATCTTGTTGAAGGCAGGAGCTTTCTTGGTCCGTATGCATGGAAGATAATTGTTGAGGACGAGCTGCGGCAGAAGGCAACCAGATTAATAGACGAAGGTGGAGTTAGCGTAGTCATTGACGCTCCAGATGAAGGTGACGAAACCACGATTGAACGAGGGTTGGGAAAAAAAGATACTTCATATTGGATTGCAATCTTTTACTGCGGTCTAGGTTTGCTATCGCTTGGAATGCTTCTGAAAAATCTCTTTGACTGA
- the shc gene encoding squalene--hopene cyclase produces MNKHKGTFSVIEGGKTTQARGSETCAIMDAADLEKVTSVAASQLAGQQQDDGHWVFDLEADVTIPAEYVMLQRFIGREIDPEISERLAAYMQERQLPDGGWPLYAVDGNVNISASVKAYFALKLLGHDKNAPHMVRARQLILSLGGAAKCNVFTRITLATFGQIPWHTAPAMPIEIMLLPRWFFFHLNKVAYWSRTVIVPLLILYATQPICRLQYNEGITELFTTPPDMLVHLDKFRHHAWRKNVFIALDRVLKRTMHLVPGRIKQHALAEAERWTRARMQGDGGIGAIYPAMANAVMALKTLGCSDDDADYLRGLEAVDNLMVHRNLKTGTIPMDDDSGGIAIDNSSAAPELSPTYLTDTAGNTEFSFCQPCNSPIWDTCMSLSALCESGYAENNSGVTDRAIKWLFSQQIATPGDWSEKCPGLESGGWAFQYENSRYPDVDDTAKVLMSLFRAGALEKPEYREKIERAIRWVQGMQSTDGGWGAFDVDNDYFYLNDIPFADHGALLDPSTADLTGRCIEMMGMLGHGPDYPPIARGIAYLKKEQEPFGGWFGRWGVNYIYGTWSVLSGLHQAGENMDAPYVRKAVEWLISCQNSDGGWGETCASYDDPSLAGSGASTASQTSWALMALMAAGEWRHSAVRNGVRYLTESYCNGWNEKQFTGTGFPRVFYLRYHGYSLFFPVWALAVYSRYINGTATVQEKVREKQFRQCLMV; encoded by the coding sequence ATGAATAAGCATAAAGGTACTTTCAGTGTGATCGAGGGGGGCAAAACCACCCAAGCCAGGGGGAGCGAAACCTGCGCCATCATGGACGCTGCCGATCTGGAAAAAGTGACCAGTGTGGCTGCTTCACAGCTGGCCGGGCAGCAGCAGGACGACGGACACTGGGTCTTTGACCTGGAGGCGGATGTGACCATCCCTGCGGAGTACGTGATGCTGCAGCGCTTTATCGGCCGTGAGATCGATCCGGAGATTTCCGAGCGGCTGGCCGCCTACATGCAGGAGCGCCAGCTGCCTGACGGCGGCTGGCCGCTGTATGCCGTTGACGGCAATGTCAATATCAGTGCCAGCGTTAAGGCCTATTTTGCCCTCAAGCTGCTGGGGCACGACAAGAACGCTCCCCATATGGTCAGGGCGCGCCAGCTGATTCTCTCCCTCGGCGGGGCGGCCAAGTGCAACGTATTCACCCGCATCACCCTGGCTACCTTCGGTCAGATCCCGTGGCATACCGCACCGGCCATGCCGATCGAGATCATGCTGCTGCCGCGCTGGTTTTTCTTTCACCTGAACAAGGTAGCCTACTGGTCACGGACTGTAATTGTGCCGCTACTTATCCTTTACGCTACACAACCGATCTGCCGTCTGCAATACAACGAGGGGATCACCGAGTTGTTCACCACTCCGCCGGACATGCTGGTCCATCTGGATAAGTTCCGTCACCATGCCTGGCGCAAAAACGTCTTCATCGCCCTGGACCGGGTGCTGAAACGCACCATGCACCTGGTCCCCGGCCGGATCAAACAACATGCCCTGGCCGAGGCTGAACGCTGGACACGGGCCAGAATGCAGGGAGACGGCGGCATTGGCGCCATCTACCCGGCTATGGCCAATGCAGTCATGGCCCTGAAGACGCTGGGGTGCAGCGATGACGATGCCGATTATTTGCGCGGCCTGGAGGCGGTCGATAACCTGATGGTGCACCGCAATCTGAAGACAGGCACCATCCCCATGGATGATGACAGTGGCGGCATTGCCATAGACAACTCTTCAGCAGCGCCTGAACTATCTCCAACCTACCTGACCGATACAGCCGGCAACACGGAGTTCAGTTTCTGTCAGCCCTGCAACTCCCCCATCTGGGACACCTGCATGAGTCTGTCGGCCCTGTGTGAGTCAGGTTATGCCGAAAACAACTCGGGAGTAACGGACAGGGCCATCAAATGGCTGTTCAGCCAGCAGATTGCCACACCGGGAGACTGGTCGGAGAAATGTCCGGGGCTGGAGTCGGGAGGGTGGGCCTTCCAGTACGAAAACAGCCGCTATCCCGATGTGGATGATACAGCAAAAGTACTGATGAGCCTGTTCCGTGCCGGGGCGCTGGAAAAACCGGAATATCGTGAAAAGATTGAACGGGCGATCAGGTGGGTGCAGGGGATGCAAAGCACGGACGGCGGTTGGGGGGCCTTTGATGTGGATAACGACTATTTCTACCTGAACGATATCCCCTTTGCCGACCACGGGGCCTTGCTGGATCCCAGCACCGCCGATCTGACCGGCAGATGTATAGAGATGATGGGGATGCTGGGGCACGGCCCTGATTACCCACCGATTGCCCGCGGCATCGCCTATTTGAAGAAGGAGCAGGAGCCGTTTGGCGGCTGGTTCGGACGATGGGGTGTCAATTACATCTATGGCACCTGGTCGGTACTTTCCGGGTTGCACCAGGCCGGTGAGAACATGGATGCCCCGTATGTGAGAAAAGCGGTGGAGTGGCTGATCTCCTGCCAGAACAGCGACGGCGGCTGGGGGGAAACCTGCGCGAGCTATGATGATCCATCCCTGGCCGGAAGCGGCGCCAGCACCGCCTCACAGACATCATGGGCGCTGATGGCGCTGATGGCGGCCGGTGAGTGGCGTCACAGCGCCGTCAGGAACGGTGTACGATATTTGACGGAAAGCTACTGCAACGGCTGGAACGAGAAGCAATTTACCGGCACCGGTTTCCCGCGGGTATTCTACTTGCGCTACCACGGTTACAGCCTGTTCTTCCCGGTCTGGGCGCTAGCGGTCTATTCCAGGTACATAAACGGCACGGCTACGGTTCAGGAAAAGGTACGGGAAAAACAATTCAGACAATGCCTAATGGTGTAG
- a CDS encoding TetR/AcrR family transcriptional regulator, whose protein sequence is MGLKERRQRHKNEFKAEILEAALALFVQEGYNGFSMRKLASRIEYSPTTIYLYFRDKDDLLLHICENFYANLLQEQLQGMIADAPPEQHLRQAFLCYVSYSLKHPELYKVVFFSNPQLYGKPEDYLSRDTMSLRCWKQFCELVDNCIKSGYFRHLDCYTLSTVLWSAMHGLVTSTIFTKDFPMPDPAIMTEMMLDGIFSGYRADHP, encoded by the coding sequence ATGGGGTTAAAAGAACGCAGACAAAGACATAAGAACGAATTCAAGGCCGAGATCCTGGAAGCGGCACTGGCTTTGTTTGTACAGGAGGGTTATAACGGGTTTTCCATGCGCAAGCTGGCGTCGCGCATTGAGTACTCTCCCACCACGATCTACCTCTATTTTCGCGACAAGGACGACCTGCTGCTGCACATCTGCGAAAACTTCTATGCGAACCTTCTGCAGGAGCAGCTGCAGGGCATGATCGCAGACGCCCCACCGGAGCAGCACCTGCGCCAGGCCTTTCTCTGTTATGTCAGCTACAGTCTGAAGCATCCTGAACTGTACAAAGTGGTCTTCTTTTCCAACCCGCAGCTGTACGGCAAGCCGGAGGATTACCTTTCCCGCGACACCATGTCACTGCGCTGCTGGAAGCAGTTCTGCGAACTGGTCGACAACTGCATCAAGAGTGGCTATTTCCGCCACCTGGATTGCTACACTCTCTCTACAGTATTGTGGAGCGCCATGCACGGACTGGTTACCAGTACAATCTTTACCAAGGATTTCCCCATGCCGGACCCGGCCATTATGACAGAGATGATGCTGGACGGGATATTCTCGGGCTATCGGGCGGATCACCCCTGA
- a CDS encoding amylo-alpha-1,6-glucosidase, with product MTSIRREMPFTGPNMTRDQVLLKREWLVTNGLGGYASGTVSGALTRRYHGLLVAAYPTPMGRNMVFSKVTERIRFEDGSVVMLGGNERGDGSVELFGSENLFSFVLEDGLPVWQYHINGAVIEKRIFLLHKQNTVHVNYKMLEGEQKVRLKLQPTVHFRPHDAPVNTPAIDSYVFSAVENRYQISSGRRSPQLRLVLHGLHGTFTLEEKTIPDIFYRIEHNRGYEDGGDLWSPGYFAIDLARGEDATLVASTEKWETIAALSPSEAFRLEKERRRLLLAAADPGARSGLPAELVFAADQFIISPTGRVEDYVRANAMGDEIRTVIAGYHWFTDWGRDTMISLEGLTLCTGRINEAGWILRTFSHYIRDGLIPNMFPEGKTEGLYHTADATLWFFHALDRYVEVTRDRATLVLILPKLKEIIDRHLAGTRFGIGIDPADSLLWQGAEGYQLTWMDAKVADWVVTPRRGKAVEINALWYNALRLLEKWSREEADEKLAAQIGSLADQTSRSFNKRFWYEEGGYLYDVVDGERGDDPACRPNQIFAMSLRYPVLEPSRWERVLSVVKERLLTPVGLRTLAPGHPDYKEKYFGDLRSRDAAYHQGTVWPWLLGPFVDAWLRQHPEGKAEARGFLEGLEDQLNQKCVGSINEVFDAEEPYSPRGCVAQAWSVAEMLRCWLKTG from the coding sequence ATGACATCAATACGCAGGGAGATGCCTTTTACCGGGCCGAACATGACCCGCGATCAAGTGCTGCTGAAAAGGGAATGGCTGGTGACGAACGGCCTTGGCGGCTATGCCTCCGGGACGGTGAGCGGTGCCCTGACCCGCCGCTATCATGGCCTGCTCGTTGCCGCCTATCCAACCCCAATGGGTCGCAATATGGTTTTCAGCAAGGTTACGGAACGGATCAGGTTCGAAGACGGAAGCGTCGTCATGCTGGGAGGTAACGAGCGTGGGGACGGTTCAGTGGAGCTGTTCGGTTCCGAAAACCTCTTCTCATTCGTCCTGGAAGACGGGCTGCCGGTGTGGCAATACCACATCAACGGCGCAGTCATCGAAAAGAGGATATTCCTTCTGCACAAGCAGAATACGGTTCATGTGAACTACAAGATGCTCGAGGGGGAGCAGAAGGTACGGCTCAAGCTGCAGCCGACGGTCCATTTCCGCCCCCACGATGCGCCGGTTAACACCCCCGCCATTGATTCCTATGTTTTCTCGGCAGTGGAAAACCGCTACCAGATATCCTCCGGCAGAAGGTCGCCACAGCTTCGCCTGGTGCTCCACGGGCTGCACGGGACCTTTACCCTGGAAGAAAAGACCATTCCGGATATCTTTTACCGCATCGAGCACAACCGTGGCTATGAAGACGGAGGAGATCTCTGGAGTCCCGGCTATTTTGCCATCGATCTGGCCAGGGGAGAAGATGCCACCCTCGTCGCTTCCACGGAAAAATGGGAAACCATCGCTGCCTTGTCCCCCAGTGAAGCCTTCAGATTGGAGAAGGAGCGCCGGCGTCTGCTTTTGGCTGCCGCCGATCCGGGGGCACGGTCAGGCTTGCCGGCCGAACTGGTCTTTGCCGCCGATCAGTTCATTATCTCTCCAACCGGAAGAGTGGAGGATTATGTCCGTGCCAATGCCATGGGAGATGAGATTCGCACGGTCATAGCGGGCTACCACTGGTTCACCGACTGGGGCAGGGACACCATGATTTCCCTTGAGGGTCTCACCCTCTGCACCGGGCGGATCAATGAAGCGGGCTGGATTCTCAGGACCTTTTCCCATTATATCCGCGACGGCCTCATTCCAAACATGTTCCCCGAAGGGAAGACGGAAGGGCTCTATCACACCGCCGATGCGACCCTGTGGTTCTTCCATGCCCTGGACCGTTATGTGGAAGTCACCAGGGACCGGGCGACACTGGTGTTGATCCTGCCCAAACTGAAGGAAATAATAGACCGGCATCTGGCAGGAACACGTTTCGGTATCGGCATCGACCCGGCGGATAGCCTGCTGTGGCAGGGTGCCGAAGGTTACCAGCTGACCTGGATGGATGCAAAGGTGGCCGACTGGGTCGTTACCCCTCGGCGGGGCAAAGCGGTGGAAATCAATGCCCTCTGGTACAATGCGCTGCGGCTTCTGGAGAAATGGAGCCGTGAGGAGGCCGACGAAAAGCTTGCGGCTCAGATTGGTTCCCTCGCCGACCAGACGAGCCGCTCCTTCAACAAACGTTTCTGGTACGAGGAGGGGGGGTACCTTTATGATGTTGTGGATGGTGAACGGGGAGACGACCCGGCCTGTCGCCCCAATCAGATATTTGCCATGTCACTGCGTTATCCGGTGCTGGAACCATCCCGATGGGAGAGGGTCCTGTCCGTCGTCAAAGAGCGTTTGCTGACGCCGGTGGGTTTGAGGACGCTGGCCCCCGGGCACCCAGATTACAAGGAAAAATATTTCGGCGATCTGCGGTCCAGGGATGCAGCCTATCATCAGGGGACGGTCTGGCCCTGGCTTCTGGGGCCGTTCGTCGATGCCTGGCTGCGGCAGCATCCGGAAGGCAAGGCGGAAGCAAGGGGGTTCCTGGAAGGGCTGGAAGACCAGCTGAATCAGAAATGTGTCGGCAGCATCAATGAGGTGTTCGATGCGGAAGAGCCCTATTCGCCGCGGGGGTGCGTGGCACAGGCGTGGAGCGTGGCGGAGATGCTCAGATGTTGGTTGAAGACCGGATGA